Sequence from the Cucumis sativus cultivar 9930 chromosome 1, Cucumber_9930_V3, whole genome shotgun sequence genome:
tttaatttgccttcaaccacaaacttaagcttttgggtgaattgatGGTTTAATATGCTATCAAAGCGATCATATATTCAAACCGTTGCATTGTTCTTTcttcccaattaaaattgattttcacttgttgaccctttcaaatatttcaagcccacaagtgaagaagtattagtgatatataattaaatttgcattCAACCACAAGTTGAAGCTTTTTGGTGAATCGATAGTTTAATAAATCATATTGTTCATTTTGAATACAAATTTGAAGACAAGTGTCACCATTCATTAAGATCaacaaacaaactttttaGAGCCAATATTAGAGAAAGAGTTTGAGTCATAAAACTGATGCTTTTTAGTCATGCAATCTGatgaaataaagagaaaagttaATAACTCTACCAAACTTCATCCTTATGCCAACACATAATGCATACAAAATGTCAATTGCTTTGCTACCATCTCGATTAGTTACCATTTAATGCTGCAAAGTTACATCTACAGATTTTTGCCATCACATCATGAAAACCTTTAAATCTTTACCACAACAGAAACAAACATTTCCCTTAGAAGTTGTAGGGCAGGTGGTTTCACTTTCAACAAAATAGTTCAATAGAAGCTAACATTTTATTGGCCTAACAATCATGAAAATATCTCAGTACAGtacaatacaataaaatacaaatacaatgacTTCTAAACTGAAAAGGAAAGACAGAAGAATAGGCAAACAATTTTATAGATAATCAAAGGTTAGAAAAGTGCAGGAATGAATGCTAAGGCCAAGCCAAGTGGAAATGCAAGACGAAGGTGGTCGATGCTCGAAGCCCTATTCCCGCTGTTTCCTGGGGTGTCGGTGGTGCTAGAGCCTCCTGCATCCGGTGGTTGAACACCTAGGTATGTTTTAACATTTAacaatgaaattttagtttagcATAGTCTCAAATTGTGAAAGTATAGCGTTTCATTATttccacaaaacaaaaaaagtgtatGATTTATTACCTGGTGATGGTGCTGGACTATTCGATGATCCCACTGGATATCCCAAAACTGCATTTAGAAGAACACAGATTTGAGCTGGTTAGGGGTGCAAGGAAGAACCGATAATTTGAAAGGCGCTCAAACCAATTGAAACCACTTATCGGTTTGAATTTGAACTTGGCAAAgaacaaactaaattaaactttatatcAAATGGTGTTGTTGGTGGAGTTGAAGTTGGAGTGAGACTACAACCAAACCATTGAGATTAGTTGATCATACCAGTTCTGATTTAcaagattttgttataaagtCATTGGTTTGGTTTCAATTTAACGTTCAAACTTAGTGCTAAGTAGCCTCCTGTTATGatgatatttattaaagatGCTTGTGATAtctatttgaattttctagGGGGGAAAAGGGCATCTTGATAGCAAAGTTAATATATTAGTTTATGTAATAATGTTTGTTTGAAACATTCTACTAAAAAATCTCATAGTTTGATAAgaagattttattaaacaaaaggattaaattttagttataaactATAGACTAAACtctactattttaaaatcacacgaccaaatttataacttaatctaaaatgattattattttgcacTATGATAGGATTTATAATACATTATAGgatctatattatatttaaaaatatgaattgaatttttttatacgtATGTAATTATGctctttaaaatgtaaaattcaaattttggatacaataaaaacataaaaaattattttcagaATTATACTATTTGGATCGGATCACATAATCAGATAACagttttaagaaacaaaatcgaGATTATCACATAATTCGGATTCTTTACCAAGTCCTTGATTTCTAAGATTCGTTTAagcaaaattttcttttcttaaattagatttttttgtaatttatactttgttttcttatcaATTTCATACTACATTTTCACGTTTTtcaagaaatattaaattcttagtttaatattttagagaaaagataTAAAAGTGTGtgaaaacctttttttatttcaaaatttgctttGCTTTTCTAGAGATtgcaaataacaaaattaggacgaaaatatttaatcattcaaactcctaattttgtatatgataaatgtgaaaatttttaaataaattattttaaaaataaaaactctaagggtaaaatatttatgaatataataaaatattataatagtGTACCAAAATAAAccactatatttgaaaataacaaaaaaaaaaaaaaatcaattgattTATTGGAGAATTTTAgtatcaattttgattttgtaatagATCTGATAGAGAGAGTatgtattaatatttataatctatcaTTAAAGAAGCCTTCCctatgtttataaattaattagctGAGTTTGGTATATTTGATATcataaaggaaagaaattgaagaggaaagatgaaaaaagaaagaaagcttaCGAGAGCATAGAGAAATGGAAGGAGTGGAGACATGGCATTGAGTAGGAAGCTTCATAGCTCTATCAACATCAATGGTGAATCCAACTTTATCTGGATCACTAAGCAGCTCACAAAGGCATTTAGGGCTATTCTCCACCAGCCCTGCCAATTCCGAGCAACATTGCTTATTCGGCTTCGTATCATTACTCCCCGTCGTCACGTACGGTAAACAATCCGACATGCCCAGCAGCGTCGTAAAGCAATCCACTTCTCCCACCGCCCCCGGTCCCGGCGCCGGCGCCTGCCCTGAAATCCCCTCAATCGCCATAATCACTAGTACTGCCACAGCCAAGATCCAGGGTCCTCCCGCCGCCATTGCTCGCGATGTGAAGGtgttttggtttaattttagttggtTTTGAAGGAGGGGCGGTGGAATTGAAGTGATGAAATAGAGATGGGAAGGTGAGGGAAATTAATGGGAGCAGCTACCGGCTACCGCCATTGAAGGACTCTTTTATTaccctttttctctctatatttattattcttatttatttatccacctcctattaattaaataacaaacccttcttcttcttttttttctttcaccaaAATATGATACaaaccattattattattaatgacTCAAATATTTACCATACACTATTATTTATGCTATTCTCATACATATTCATACCACTTtcatctattattattatatttttaaaagggtAATTATACGTTATTTTAggcaaattttataaaatacttaCGACTTCTAGTAAATTTTATTCCTGTTAGTCATCGATATGCTATAACGATAGAAAACTGTCAttaatagaattcaaaatttagctTGTGAGTATGATTTCAAAATCTACAACGAAAATTATGAATggatgatatatttttttaaagtaaatcaACGAATAAGTAGGATggactaaaatttaattatttgtaagtttaatacttaaaaaaaatggtaatgaactcgtttttgtttaaactatTAGCTTTCAAacactttagtttttttttctttcaaaatagcttattttttaaattaaacacttgaaaatgtaatCCAAACATATCATTAGTCTCTTTACTTCAAACTCTTTGAATTGGTCATTGACATATTTcacatcttttttaaaaaaattctatttgatataacatttaaagtttaataagGTGAACTTTCgattttgtaacaatttcGTCCATAAACTTTAATatgtaaaaatttaattctaatactttaaattttttaatgatttagGTCATGTCGTAGAAACTAAAGTTAAGATGTAATGAGATTCATTGCATAAATTAAcctataaactaattaaaattttaatattttataaaatacaaagtctttatcataaaataataaaatttgatatctagttttaatgtttttcttttgtttgagattaaattaaagttttagtatttgaaagctttcaattatatttatgaattttctaTTTGGAGTCTCATAAATCTCTAAATTAATATTCTACTTACAAATGTTAATGTGACATGAACCCTAACCTTAACATAACTAAGAGTTCGTTTgagttgaattaaaaaaaaatatttttcaataaactcatttttctaataatgatttaaaatacacataaaaatctattttggtagtttttaaataaccaactttttgtttgttccTAACATTCATACATGTATAACTCATAATTAGAactcttaattaattagttaaccTTTCATCATTATCATACTTTTCCCTACGTTCATTTCTTATCATCAAtgttaaaaggaaagaaaaaaaagacaaatattgagaataataataatgtgaaaTGAAAGTGGTTGGTGTTGGATTCAAATTCTCCTTGGGgaaaaaggtagaaagagTTTAGAAATAATGAAAGCCCCATGTGAAAAGTTTGTCTTTTTAAGGCCATTGTGAgagaatttattttcattattgttgGGAGTTAGatgcaaataaaataaaataaaatcatttcctttacattaataattagaaaaataaaaaaatatttacaaactataacaaaattttatattctatcaataacaaacattAGATAGCCagtgatatttttctattagtGGTATTGATAGACAATAAtagaatctaattttttttttttgttattgatataacccgtaaatattttaatttattttactatttttaaaaatatcttttataattattattaaacaagaaaaatgtgaGTATACAATTAATACAAGTTCAAAGTAtttgacttttgtttttaattttaatttttaatatttcatcaCCAACCTAACTTCCTAATTTCATAGTCTTAAATGTCAATATTGATGacaaccttttattttttatttttttggattttatttctttttgttttcatattttaggTTATGTTCGACAACCAATTTCGTAGTTAGGTTTtcagttatttttaaattttaggcatatttcaaattattttctcaCGATGACTTGTACCTTCGGAGTTGAATTCTTacccaatttttaaaaataatagcaagtacatttcaatatataacaaataaatttgatgggtagcaagaaaattgaaactagtttttttttatagatctggctatattttgtaaacagtttcaactttttttgctatatttaaaaatgtttcatttgaaaaataaaagtgaaagagatatttaaatactacatgttttataattataaataaatttatttctaaaattttaaggtAATACATATCCTtgatttattatgattttctatttgatttttgaaaatttaaggatttgtttgataatatttcagttttttatatttttcgaTTTTATGAAACTAACTAGTTAGATAAcaaattccattttctttttaaaattttgaaaaatgttcgaagaaaaaaggatggaatattcaaaaagtaaaatctcATTGGTTTGTTAATGTGacactttatatttatatggttttcattttttttctaaatacaaAGTTGGTTTTGCCTTGTTGGTCATGTGAGCTTGCATTCCATCTCTCCTTCACCTCTTAAATTCAATTCCTACTTTAAAAcaacttcaatattttatttattattctttttaatatatatatatatatatatatcacttttttaaaaatataacaaaaaactcCAAtcaaaaataccaaaaatatctTGTCAACACACGATTAATTTGATACTGGCGTacctaatatatttggtaGACGATAGTTTAAACTACACAATcgattatattttgtatatgatctcaaaccaaataatagttttaaaaaattgaaaagattgtagaagaaagaaaaagacgatggaaagaaaaagaaaaatggtagaggaaagaaattgaaaactGTAAATATTTgggtgttttgttatattttttaaaaaaaattatatattttttcttaattcttttattaaaacgACTTAGAATTGCAtgttatcttaattttaaatattaatatctatatttatataacattaattttgaactttgaattttaatttttagtggATTAAGAACTAATTagaatttttcaatatatatatatatatacacactttGAAGATATATCATTTCATTCATTCACGCGTATAATTAGTcttactttaatattttacgatcacaatatatttaaacaataatataatagaGTTAAATTTAAGTTGACAAATATTAAGGTAAGTGGTCGAATGATCAcaaataaaactatagatcaaatttggataatattaaaagaacaTGAATTATCGTATTTATTGATATTCGTTTCTTTTTTGATAGgatttaatttgattagatATGCATAATTCATTACATAacaattaaaatgtatgaaagACATATATAAacgagaaatgaaaaatagttactaattaaataagttgtattattatttcatgtgtctcaaaaataaaaaatgaagaaacaaaaatagttaaaaaatatattggttGTTGATGATTGCTCAAAGCAATACCTAAAACTTAGAATGGATCTATATGTTCACTGGAAGGAGGCATAAAGGATGAGAGCACATATCACAAAATGAAATAGTGAAGGCTTGAGGATAACTAAGTTGGATCATATGAGTTTAGATGGAATAATCAAGTTGAGCTCAATGTCTACAAGGATTGAGAGTGAGTTCAACCTCAAAACTCACATCTCTCTAAGATGTTTTAAGAGAGAATAAAATCTTTACAAAGTTGGTTTAGAAGTTCccatttttttgaataaaagatTTAGTCACAGTTGAAATCATGTGTTCTACCACATCCaccttttcaataaaataacattttcagTGTTCATCAAAATCAGTGATCAATCTTTGCGCAGATTTGGAAGTTGATTTGACAGCGCGAATGGGCGTGGCCAAGAGCTTTCGTATTCGTCACTGCCACTCTCTTCTTACATACGAATCCAATGATATATATCACTCCCACACTCACAGATCTCAAAAAATCTGCATTCCCTTAGCTTCTACCCTTTTGCCGATCAACAATTATTCCCCCATTTTCGCCTCCAAGGtaacccttttttcttttcatcaataccctttttgttttctttcttcggCCTTTTGTTATGTCATGAGCACCAGGTGTCTGATGAAACTCTTTCTTAATATATAACACTTGTCTTCTCATCTTATCTATGTTGTGGGCGTcctttatttcatttgtttgtttggataTTTGGATCTTTTCTTAGTAAACCTTGATCTCAAGTCAAGAACTAGGACCTTCATCATGTTTTGGGGGTCCTACATTTGATATGTTGTCAGGTGCTTTATTTCTCTTATGTTTGGTTAGAACAATATTTCAGTCTTTTCATGATGTGATGGCTGTGAAAATGCAGATTGTAATGAATATTAAAGTCCATACAAATTTAGAATGTACACACACACGCATGTACCATTgtgctttttcttcttctttaattagGATAGTTGTAGATAATTTTCGTACAGAGGAACTAATATATGTAGGCTATTATCACAGTgaaattatttgtgatttgAACACCATGTAAAGAATTCATCATGAACTTATTTGAACTTGGCAGGTTCAATATACAAAGTACTTTATTAAAGATTCATCAGTTCGGGAGTACTTCGAATTGTAGCAAGAATAATGGAAACGAATGGAAATCATGTAACTGAGAGGTATGTCCTTAATTACTTCAACTCCAATGTGATATTCTTTGATGTTTTGTCTGTGTTCTTTTCCCGATGAGACAAGTCTTTGCTAATTTGAATTTACTTTTAGTGCCTAACTTGAAGGGGAAAAATCGACTTCGGATTAAAGTTTGATTAGTTGATATGTTCTTTTCGGATTTCttttaagagaaataaatatttacaaaatagtatcgatagattttttaaattttattatatttataaatatttttatatttcaatttattccaTTTTGTAAAGAAACTTAGAAACAATCAGCGTTAATTATAGTGAACTTATTTCCACTATTTATATCCAAGATGCTCTCAGCTAATTAGGTAGATATCCTTACCAGTACTCCCAAGATATCCCTAGTCAATATTCTAACATATCAAAAAAGTCAATAACTAGCCAAGAGATTAATGAATTCAATCCATGGTGGACACATACCTAGAACTAGAATCAAGCGAGTTGTCTCATGGGATTAGTCGAGTTGCACATAAGTTGGTTCAAACATTCATGCATATTtaaacaaggaaaaagaaagagggggGTTTGAAAGTTATTCATCGCAGGTATGGTGTAGTCACTGGAGCAAACAAGGGGATTGGTTTTGAAACGGCTAAGCAACTTGCTTCTGAAGGCATAACTGTGATTTTGACAGCCAGAAATGAGCAAAGAGGATTGGAGGCTGTTTCAAAGCTCCATGAAATAGGTTTAACAAATGTTGTCTTCCATCAACTTGATGTGTTGGACCCTGACAGTATCCAGTCTCTGGCTAAGTTCATAGCTGACAAGTTCGGCAGGCTTGATATCTTGGTAAGGTTTCAAAtgattcaatttcattttagtcATTTGGATTGCtattaatttaccaaattctTTGTGGCCATTTACAcgctcaaataaaaattaaaattgaaaaagaaaaagaaagacaacCCCCACCTCCATATCTCTCTGCATGGGAACTGTTTGGTGAACAAGACAGAGAAGAGAGCTCCTCTTGGGACATTTTCTCGTGGTTCGAActtgaatagaaaaaagaagaaagaacaagGTTTTATATTgctgttttcctttttgttcaTAACGAATTGACTGTTGCAGGTAAATAATGCTGGGGCTAGTGGGGTTGTGGTGGATGAGGAAGGATTAAGGGCCATGAACATAGATTTCTCCTCTTGGGTAATACtacctttcttttaattcattcatgTATATTCATAACTTGTTTAGAAGACAAAAAAAGTATCCTCATATTTAACACTAATACTAAAAGCTACATCTTTggtaaattcaaaatcattttgtacCACTGACGTTTAACTTAGCTCAACTA
This genomic interval carries:
- the LOC101205273 gene encoding xylogen-like protein 11: MAAGGPWILAVAVLVIMAIEGISGQAPAPGPGAVGEVDCFTTLLGMSDCLPYVTTGSNDTKPNKQCCSELAGLVENSPKCLCELLSDPDKVGFTIDVDRAMKLPTQCHVSTPSISLCSLLGYPVGSSNSPAPSPGVQPPDAGGSSTTDTPGNSGNRASSIDHLRLAFPLGLALAFIPALF